TATGGTATTGGTGTAATTGCATTAATTATTGGAATGGGTGCTGTACTTGTATTTTATACTTCATTTTGGCTTCCAGAATCTTTAGAAAAACCTTCTGTCGATATCCATATTTTGGAACCAACTGAAAATTTCATTATTAGCATTGCACAAGGTGCAGCAACAGAAGGAAACCCTAGTTATGTTCCAAACAAACCTACGATCACATTAACGATAGATAATCATGTGATTTGGATGAATGATGATGATACTCCTCACACTGTTACTGCAGATCATAGACACATGGATTCGTATAGTGGTGAATTTGGTTCTGCAGGAGTTGTAATGCCAGGAGAATCATATGAATTCATTTTCACAGAACCTCAAGAACTTCATTATCACTGTGATCCACATCCATGGATGATTGGCTCTTTAGTTGTAGAAAAAAGTAGGTTCTAGTTTGAATATTTAGCAAAAATTATTTTGCTCTCAATTTCCTTATGTTGTTCTATTATTGACACTCTAAATTTTACTTCATAGTCTTGTGTTGGTTCAAATTCAATAACTGCAGAAAATTCTGCTTTGTTTTCAGGCATTGTATCTTTATTGATAAATAATCTAGAAACGTGCTGTGATATCTTTTTTTGATTGTAAGATTTGTAAATGATATGTTCATTTGAGTCTAAAATTGTTGTATTAACTACTACACCATCATATCGTCCAGGATATGATACATCAATCGTACCAACAATCTCTGAATTTTGATGTATGTCCGTTGAATTTAGCTTAAATTCTAAATCTCCCATATTGGAACTTTGTTTAATTCTGAATAAATAATTTGTTAAGTGGGCCCAAAGGGCTTCGATCCCTTGACCATTGGATTAGAAGTCCAACACTCTATCCATGCTGAGCTATAGGCCCAGAAACCTACCAATTAATTGACATTTTAAGGGTTTACAGCCATTTTTTTTCATAATTTTCTCTTTCCATTTTAAATAAAAATTGCTGAGCATATCCACAATATTGACCAAAATAATCTACAATTTTTTTATGAAGTATTTCATATTGCTTTTCTGTAATTGTTTTTGTTTCAATGTGAAATTCATTTGAATAATACTTTTCTAAAATTTTAATCATCCACGTATCTAATGGAAATGCATCTAATTTATTTAATGAAAATAACATAATGCAATCTGCCACTTTATTTCCTACTCCTGGAATTAACCTGAGATTTCTTTTTGTTTCATTATAATCACTATTTTTTAAATATTCAAAATTAATTTTTTTTGAAGTGACCATTTTTGCTGCCTCTTTGATAAATGGAGCTCTGTATCCTACTCCACAAATTTTAATTTCATCTATTGATGCTCTTGCAATTTTTTCAGGTCTTGGAAATAAATAAAATTCTTCATTTTGTACAACCAATTTAGTACCGAATTTTTTTGAAATTTTTTCTAAACTGTTTTTAATTTTTTGAATATTAGAATTTGATGAAATAATAAAAGAAATCATACATTGAAAAGGATCTTGATTGAAAAGTCTTAATCCTTCATACTGCCTTATAGCTTTTTTTACTGTTTTATCTTTTGAAATTGATTTAATTATTTTTTGAATATCATCATTTTTTCTAAAAAAATCTGTTTTTGTATTTTGAATTGATTCAATTTTACCTCCTTGACTGATTTTTAATATATTTTGACCATCTATTCCATACCAATTCTTTTTAATTTTTTTCCACAGAAAAACTTGACCACTATTAATTGAATTATCTATGTCTATAGTGAATTTATTTTTCATCTTAAATGGTTATTTTGTCATTAACCATTGGAGCGTATGCCTCTAAACCAAACTGCTCATGAATCTCTTGAGCAAATATTTGACATGATTCTGAATCTCCGTGAACTGCCCAAACCTTTGGATTTCCTTTAATTGTTTTAATCATTTCAAATAACTCCTTTCTATCTGCATGGCCTGAAAATTGGAATTGTTTTACTTCTGCTTGAACATTAAGATCTTTTCCTCTAGTTGATACTTTTCCTGTATCTAGTAGTTTTTTCCCTGGTGTGCCATCACCTTGATATGAAACTAATGCAATTCCATTTTTACTGTCAAATGATAATTGTTGTAAGTAGTATACTGCATTTCCTCCAACTAGCATTCCAGCTGGTGAAATTACAACACATGGTTCGCCCATTGCACGCTTTCTTTCTGCATGTTCTCTAATTGCAGTTGAACTTTTAATTGCTTCAGCAAATATTTTTGGATCTCTAAGGTAATCTGGATTTTTAAACATTATTTCATTTACTTTTAATGCCATTCCATCCATTATGATTTTATGTTTAAAATTTGCACTTCGTAAAATGCATGCCATTTCTTGAGAACGTTCAACTGAAAATGATGGAATAAACAATATTCCTTTTCTGTCCATTACTTCGTTTGCAAATTCAATTAATTGTTGTTCTGATGTTTTTCTAGGTATTTGTTCTGTTTTAGCATATGTGCTTTCTGTGATTAGTAAATCTATTTCCCCTATGTCTGTATCCATTTCTCGTAACATTCTTGAACCATTTGTTTTAATGTCTCCTGTATAGAATAACTTCTTTTTTTCTGATTCTACTAAAACTGTACTTCCACCAATAACGTGACCTGATTCTCTGAATTCAAAAGTTGCATTTCCTTTTGTTACTTTTTGTTTAAATCCAATTTCTTTTGCATTTTTCATCATGTTATTTAATTCAGGCAAGTCAAATGGATGTGAATTTTTTTCAATTTTTAACATATCATTAATCAACAATTTTGAAAGATCAAATGTTGGTGGAGTTGCATAAACATCTGTATTCCCACTTACAAATAATGATGGAACGTTTCCGGAATGATCTAAATGAGCATGAGTAATTATGATTGCATCTAGGTCCTTAGGTTTAACATGTAATGGATATTGTGGGGGTGAACCTCTTTTCCCAAACATTACCCCATAATCTAATAATAATTTGGTACCATTACAGTCCACTAAAAATCCTGATCTGCCTACTTCATTTGCAGCACCTAATACTTGTACTTCCAAGGCTTTGATGCGTTTTTATCGTCCTTAAAACCTTTTTAGAATACTCCCGATCATTATATCTGATATAGAATCGACAAAAGCTTTAATTAGTGACAGCTAAGAATGGATCCTCATGGGAAGAACCTATGATGAATGGATAGCACAACAAGACCAAGCTGTCGTAGCAAAAACTCGTGCAGGTGACGAAGGAAATAAAGTACTTCTAAACCAGATCAATTGGATTTGGGTTAACAATCTTATGAACAAGAAAGCAGACCTAAACCCATCATCCGCAGAATTACTCGATTGGGTAACCTCTGGTCAAATTGATGCAATGAGAAAATAAACGTGAATACACGTTAATTTTTTATTTTTAATTTTTAATTATGTATTCTGCGCATAATTTTTTGACGATCATTTTCATAACAGGGTTATGATATTCAATCATGGTTTAAATAGCTATATTGATATTTTATTTTTGTAATGCCAATAGCAATACTTCCAGACATTGATGAACAAAGATGTATCGGATGTGCACTATGTGTAGAAATCTGTACAACTCTTGGTCCTGATGTCCTTAGGGTAAAACCTGTTGAAGGCTGGAAGAGAGGTAAAGCATTTGTTTTCTACCCAGAAAGATGTATTTCTGATGGTGCATGCATCGGTGTATGCCCAACAAAATCAATCTTTTGGATGAGACCAATGAATTACACTGCTGGACAACCAGTACCTCTTCACAAAAACGGTATCTTCATCAAAGGTTGGGCAGAAGACGCAGCACTTTAAGTGTAAATCTTTTAGCACATTCTTTTTATTTTTATTTGTTAAAGTAATTCTTTTACCCGAATGATTTTTTCTTAATCTCTTTTGGCAATATTTTTACAAAATATTTTAAAAATTCATCTTTTTTGTTATAATGTATCTCTAAAAATTTATTTTTGTTAAAGAACTCTTCCCAAGTTTTTTCAAATTCTGTAAATTCTTCTGGAATATATTTAATTCTGGATGCTACATGATGTGATGCAGGAAACATATCTGAAATCTCAATTGGAATTAATCCTAGATGAGGACTGTATTGACATACTTGAAATGAATCAAAGTCCTTCACTTTCTTTTTTAATGCCAAATATTCTGGAGATAGATATCCTGGTTTAGTACTGGATTCTTTAGTAATCAATAATCTCTTTTTCTTGGATTTGAATTTTCTAACAATATTGTGAAATGATTGTATTTCTGGACGAAATTGATCATATTTATCATACAGGAAAATTGCTCTTTCTTTGAATTTTGGAGTTCCTAAACCTAAAAATTCATAATTTTCAGTCATCACATCTATCATTTCAAATAATTTAGGATGGGCTCTGGCTTTTTTTATCACATATTCCCATAATCTTCCTTCATGAATAGCTTGTTTTACTTTATCCACTTCTAGTTTGATTGCATACAAATTATGAATTGCTAATTCGTTAATTTTTGTTGTTTCTTCTAATTGTCGTAATTTTTCAGGAGTATACTTGCTACATATTTCACAATTACAAGGAAATATTTCAATATCTGATAAATATCGTGTCCCATCTTCTGTAATGTATCTCAGTTGTTTAGCATACAGCATGTATGAAGCTGAATCAAATGAATCACATCCTAAAGCTATGGCAAACGGTATTGTAAGTGGATGACCAGCTCCAAAAAGATGTAGTGGAACTGATTCTGGCATTTGTTTTTTAGCAGATACAATCATTTGTGCTAGCAATCTATATTCATAAGATTCCATAAATTCAACAGGACTTCCCAATGCTAACATTTTGAAACCCATGTCGATTAACCCTTTAGTTGATTTTGATACTAGATCAAAATGTTCGCCACCTTGAATAGGACCAATCCAAATCTGCCCATTATCTTTACTATCATCAAGAGTTTGTTTACAAACTTTCAAAGTATGTTTTACATACGATTCAGCTTTTTTAATTGGTAATCCATATCCTGTTGGTTTATCTAGTGGTATTGCAAAATCTGTTAATATTCCTGTCTCAAAGTTTGCCATATCAGGTGGTAGAACTTCTAAGTCACCGTATTCTAATACTTGATATCCGCCAGAATCTGTCATAATTGACTTATCAAAATCAATTATTTTGTGAATTCCTTTTTTTACTGCTTCATCGCCATAATTATTTTTTGTAATGTATGCGTTTGTGATCACAACATCAAATCCAATTTCTTTAATTTTTTTTGATGGAATTGTTTGTTTTACTGGATGAATTACAGGAACAAATGCAGGTGTGTTAATTTTACCATGATTTGTGTACATGATTCCTATTCTTCCAGCAAGATCTGTTTTAGAAATTTGAAACAATTACTTTAAGAAAATTAAAGGCGTTATTTAATCAATGAGTAAAAAATTTTTCTAAATCGTTATTTTTTGTTACCAAATCTAACCAATCCACTTGTTCACCATTTCCTTTTTCAGAAATAATTTGCAATACTTTTTCAACTACTTGTTCTATGTTTTTTTCACTAACATCAATTTGAAATGCTTTTTCTTCAAATTTTTCTATTGTATCATGAGTAATTATCCCTAAAATTTCACTACCTACATTTTCTTTAATTTTATTTTCTGAATAATCTCTTTCTTTGTAAACTGATTCCAAATGATATGGGTTTCTTCTTAATATGATGATTTTTTTGACTTGATTTTTTTCTAAAACATATGGTGCTAAATGGCCTACAACAATTTTTTCATCTAATTTCATCTCTTTTACAATAATGGCAAGTTTTTGAGTATCCACGTCATTGGTATTTTCTCTTTTCTCCATTACCTCTGAATCTTTTGCAATAACATTGATATCAATTATTGACAGATTCATCTTTTTTGAAATTTTTTTTGTAATTGTATGTTTACCAACGCCTGGATTTCCAGTTATTACTATTGACATAATTTAAAATTATTAGAACTAGATTAAACGATTTCTGCAATACTAATAAGTACAATTACATTTTTCTGGGTAATGCAAATAGGATTACTTGGTAAAGCAAATGTTGGAAAATCAACATTTTTTTCTGCTGCAACTGAAACTGATGTTGCTTCTGGTAATTTCCCATTTACAACAATTGAACCAAATGTTGGTGTGGCATATGTTCAATCAGACTGTGCTTGCAAACATTTTGATCTAAAACATGAAAATGAATTATGTGTTAATGGTACTAGATTGATTCCAATAAAGTTGATTGATGTTGCTGGATTGGTACCAGGTGCACATGAAGGAAAAGGTTTGGGAAATCAATTCCTCGATGATGCAAGACAAGCTGAAGTTTTAATTCATGTTGTTGATATTGCAGGTACTACAGATATCCAAGGTCAATCAATACCTGTTGGAACTCATGATCCTTTGGAAGATGTTGCTTTTGTTCAAGATGAATTTGATCAATGGTTTATTGATATTCTAAAAAGAGAATGGGATAAAATAACTCGTGAAGTGGACCAAAAACGTGCAAAACTTACTGATGGAATTGCAAAAAGATTCAGTGGTTTGGGAATAAAGGATTACCAAGTGCAACAAGTCTTACAAAAACAGGATCTTATCACTATAAATCCAAAAGAATGGAATGATTCCAATATAGAAAATTTTGTTAAAGAACTAAGGAAAAATACTAAACCAATGATAATTGCTGCAAATAAGGCAGATCTTTGTAAAGATCTTGATATTATGAAAAAAATTTCTGATACTGTAATTCCTTGTAGTGCTGAAACTGAATTACTATTAAGAAAAGCCACTAAAGCTGGAATAATTAATTATAATTCTGGTGACAAAGGATTTAAAATTAATTCTGAAAAAGAAATTCCTGCTCCACAACAAAAAGCACTTGATCTAGTTAATACAATTTTTTCTAAAATTGAATCAACTGGAATACAAAAAATTCTAAATACTGCAGTTTTTGATTCATTAAATTTGATTACAGTCTATCCTGTAGAAGATGAAACTAAACTTACTAACAAGGATGGAGTAATTCTACCTGATACAAAATTACTTCCACAAGATTCAACAGCTAAAGATTTAGCAATCTTAATTCATGCTGATATAGCAAAAGGATTTTTGCATGCAATAGATTGTAAAACTAAACAAAGAATCAGTGGTGAACAAAAACTAAAACATGGTGACGTAATCAAAATTGTATCAACATTAAGTCGTGGATAGTATGATTGGTTTAGGAATTGAAAGTACTGCACATACATTTTCTTGTGCAATAATTGAAAAAAAAGGAAAAAAAGGTAAAATTTTATCTGATGTTAGAAAAATTTTTCGACCAGAAGCTGGTCAAGGAATTCATCCACGAGAGGCTTCTCGTCATCATATTGAAAATAGTCCTATAGTATTATCAGAGTGTTTAAACGAAGCAAATGTTTCTGTAAAAGATTTAGATATTATTTCATATGCTGCAGGACCTGGATTAGGACCATGCCTTAGAGTCGGTGCTGTAGTGGCTAGATCTCTATCTTCATTTTACAAAATTCCAATTTATCCAGTAAATCATGCAATTGGCCATATTGAATTAGGAAAATTACTTACAGGAGCAAATGATCCTTTGGTTTTGCTAGTTTCAGGAGGACATACAATGCTTCTATCATTTCTAAACAAACAATGGAGAGTTTTTGGTGAAACATTAGATATTACATTGGGTCAATTACTTGATCAATTTGGCAGATCAATAGGTTTTGCTTCCCCCTGTGGAAAAAATATTGAAGAATTAGCTTCAACATCAACAAACTATGTTTCATTGCCATATTCTGTTAAGGGAAATGATGTATCTTTTTCTGGATTATTATCAGCTACAAAACCTATTTCAGAAAAAAGTAAAATTGACGCTTGTTATTCTCTTCAAGAAACAGCATTTGCTATGATTAGTGAAACAGTGGAACGTGCATTATCATTTACATCCAAAAAAGAATTAATGATTGTAGGTGGAGTTGCTGCAAACAAAAGATTGTCTGAAATGTTAAAGGATGTATGTAAAAGACACGGAGCTAAATTTTTTGTTGTACCATTAAAATATGCTGGAGATTGTGGAAGTCAAATTTGTTGGACAGGACTTTTAGAATCACAAGTTAAAAAAAGTGCTACATTAAAGGACACATTTGTAACTCAGTCTTGGAGATTAGATTCTGTTATAGTAAATTATTGAAAATAATTACTCTTTCATTGTTTGTTCTATTGACTTTACCCATGATTTTGTATTAAAAACTCCAAATTTGTAAGTCTGTTCCCCTTCATTTGTTTTCGCAGTAAAACAAACTTTTTTTATGAATAGGCCTTCTTTCCAAATTTTAATTACATTTTCTAACGGAACATCCAGTACTGTATCACCCATACGTTTTGTAAAGTCCATTATTCTTGCTTGTGTTTTATCAAATGCCAATCTTTTATTTGTCAATGTGAGAATTCCAGGACCTAGCTTATCTTCGCTACAATCCTCTTGTTTCACTCTGTTTTCTCCATCTTCCATGATAACTTTTATTGAATTCTTTTGGATATAATGTTAATGAAATTAATTAAAAAGGGTGCTGAGGCTGATATTTACACAGGCACTTGGAAAAATTCTAAATCTCTTTTTAAAATTAGAAAAATTAAAACTTATAGAAATAGTTCATTGGATTCAAAAATACGTAGGCAACGAACAATTAAAGAATCACAAATGCTTTCGCAAGTGAAATCATTTGGAATTCCATCACCTCTTGTTTATTTTGTAAATTTGGAAAAAAGTATGATTGTAATGCAAGAGATTCCTGGAAAACCTGTTCATGATTTACCTGAGTCAAAAATTATTGTAATTTGTAAACAAATTGGAAAATTAGTTGGACTTTTACATAAAAATGGAGTAATGCACGGAGATTTAACAACATCCAATTTCATTTTGTTTAAAAATATTATCTACATGATTGATTTTGGACTTTCTCAAAATACTATAAAACCAGAAGACCATGCGGTTGATTTAAGATTGATTAAAGAAATTCTTAACAGCGCTCATGCAAAAATCATGGAATCCTCTTGGAAAAATTTCCTCATTGGATACAAATCTGTAGTTGGAATGCC
This window of the Candidatus Nitrosomarinus catalina genome carries:
- a CDS encoding cupredoxin domain-containing protein — translated: MSATTSSHAYGIGVIALIIGMGAVLVFYTSFWLPESLEKPSVDIHILEPTENFIISIAQGAATEGNPSYVPNKPTITLTIDNHVIWMNDDDTPHTVTADHRHMDSYSGEFGSAGVVMPGESYEFIFTEPQELHYHCDPHPWMIGSLVVEKSRF
- a CDS encoding DNA-3-methyladenine glycosylase family protein, which codes for MKNKFTIDIDNSINSGQVFLWKKIKKNWYGIDGQNILKISQGGKIESIQNTKTDFFRKNDDIQKIIKSISKDKTVKKAIRQYEGLRLFNQDPFQCMISFIISSNSNIQKIKNSLEKISKKFGTKLVVQNEEFYLFPRPEKIARASIDEIKICGVGYRAPFIKEAAKMVTSKKINFEYLKNSDYNETKRNLRLIPGVGNKVADCIMLFSLNKLDAFPLDTWMIKILEKYYSNEFHIETKTITEKQYEILHKKIVDYFGQYCGYAQQFLFKMERENYEKKWL
- a CDS encoding MBL fold metallo-hydrolase → MEVQVLGAANEVGRSGFLVDCNGTKLLLDYGVMFGKRGSPPQYPLHVKPKDLDAIIITHAHLDHSGNVPSLFVSGNTDVYATPPTFDLSKLLINDMLKIEKNSHPFDLPELNNMMKNAKEIGFKQKVTKGNATFEFRESGHVIGGSTVLVESEKKKLFYTGDIKTNGSRMLREMDTDIGEIDLLITESTYAKTEQIPRKTSEQQLIEFANEVMDRKGILFIPSFSVERSQEMACILRSANFKHKIIMDGMALKVNEIMFKNPDYLRDPKIFAEAIKSSTAIREHAERKRAMGEPCVVISPAGMLVGGNAVYYLQQLSFDSKNGIALVSYQGDGTPGKKLLDTGKVSTRGKDLNVQAEVKQFQFSGHADRKELFEMIKTIKGNPKVWAVHGDSESCQIFAQEIHEQFGLEAYAPMVNDKITI
- a CDS encoding ATP-binding protein, whose amino-acid sequence is MPIAILPDIDEQRCIGCALCVEICTTLGPDVLRVKPVEGWKRGKAFVFYPERCISDGACIGVCPTKSIFWMRPMNYTAGQPVPLHKNGIFIKGWAEDAAL
- the tgtA gene encoding tRNA guanosine(15) transglycosylase TgtA, whose amino-acid sequence is MFQISKTDLAGRIGIMYTNHGKINTPAFVPVIHPVKQTIPSKKIKEIGFDVVITNAYITKNNYGDEAVKKGIHKIIDFDKSIMTDSGGYQVLEYGDLEVLPPDMANFETGILTDFAIPLDKPTGYGLPIKKAESYVKHTLKVCKQTLDDSKDNGQIWIGPIQGGEHFDLVSKSTKGLIDMGFKMLALGSPVEFMESYEYRLLAQMIVSAKKQMPESVPLHLFGAGHPLTIPFAIALGCDSFDSASYMLYAKQLRYITEDGTRYLSDIEIFPCNCEICSKYTPEKLRQLEETTKINELAIHNLYAIKLEVDKVKQAIHEGRLWEYVIKKARAHPKLFEMIDVMTENYEFLGLGTPKFKERAIFLYDKYDQFRPEIQSFHNIVRKFKSKKKRLLITKESSTKPGYLSPEYLALKKKVKDFDSFQVCQYSPHLGLIPIEISDMFPASHHVASRIKYIPEEFTEFEKTWEEFFNKNKFLEIHYNKKDEFLKYFVKILPKEIKKKSFG
- a CDS encoding adenylate kinase family protein, which encodes MSIVITGNPGVGKHTITKKISKKMNLSIIDINVIAKDSEVMEKRENTNDVDTQKLAIIVKEMKLDEKIVVGHLAPYVLEKNQVKKIIILRRNPYHLESVYKERDYSENKIKENVGSEILGIITHDTIEKFEEKAFQIDVSEKNIEQVVEKVLQIISEKGNGEQVDWLDLVTKNNDLEKFFTH
- a CDS encoding redox-regulated ATPase YchF, with translation MQIGLLGKANVGKSTFFSAATETDVASGNFPFTTIEPNVGVAYVQSDCACKHFDLKHENELCVNGTRLIPIKLIDVAGLVPGAHEGKGLGNQFLDDARQAEVLIHVVDIAGTTDIQGQSIPVGTHDPLEDVAFVQDEFDQWFIDILKREWDKITREVDQKRAKLTDGIAKRFSGLGIKDYQVQQVLQKQDLITINPKEWNDSNIENFVKELRKNTKPMIIAANKADLCKDLDIMKKISDTVIPCSAETELLLRKATKAGIINYNSGDKGFKINSEKEIPAPQQKALDLVNTIFSKIESTGIQKILNTAVFDSLNLITVYPVEDETKLTNKDGVILPDTKLLPQDSTAKDLAILIHADIAKGFLHAIDCKTKQRISGEQKLKHGDVIKIVSTLSRG
- the kae1 gene encoding KEOPS complex N(6)-L-threonylcarbamoyladenine synthase Kae1 codes for the protein MIGLGIESTAHTFSCAIIEKKGKKGKILSDVRKIFRPEAGQGIHPREASRHHIENSPIVLSECLNEANVSVKDLDIISYAAGPGLGPCLRVGAVVARSLSSFYKIPIYPVNHAIGHIELGKLLTGANDPLVLLVSGGHTMLLSFLNKQWRVFGETLDITLGQLLDQFGRSIGFASPCGKNIEELASTSTNYVSLPYSVKGNDVSFSGLLSATKPISEKSKIDACYSLQETAFAMISETVERALSFTSKKELMIVGGVAANKRLSEMLKDVCKRHGAKFFVVPLKYAGDCGSQICWTGLLESQVKKSATLKDTFVTQSWRLDSVIVNY
- a CDS encoding KEOPS complex kinase/ATPase Bud32 produces the protein MKLIKKGAEADIYTGTWKNSKSLFKIRKIKTYRNSSLDSKIRRQRTIKESQMLSQVKSFGIPSPLVYFVNLEKSMIVMQEIPGKPVHDLPESKIIVICKQIGKLVGLLHKNGVMHGDLTTSNFILFKNIIYMIDFGLSQNTIKPEDHAVDLRLIKEILNSAHAKIMESSWKNFLIGYKSVVGMPYQTKIVKLVSEIESRGRYAQVV